Proteins from a single region of Kineosporia corallincola:
- the glgX gene encoding glycogen debranching protein GlgX gives MTDPATSPAAFGVWPGKPYPLGASFDGYGTNFAIFSEVAEKVELCLFDEAGNETRVELPEVDAFIWHVFLPGIQPGQRYGYRVYGPWDPAQGHRCNPNKLLLDPYAKAIDGVFDWNEAVFGYPFGEPDARNDQDSAVHMPKSVVINPYFDWGTDRPPRHEYADTVIYEAHVKGLTQRHPDIPEAMRGTYSGIAHPAIIEHLTALGVTALELMPVHHFANDSTLIDKGLSNYWGYNTIGFFAPDPKYGSTVVPGGQVQEFKAMVRALHEAGIEVILDVVYNHTAEGNHLGPTLSMRGIDNRAYYRTVEDDPRYYMDYTGTGNTLNVRHPHALQLIMDSLRYWVTEMHVDGFRFDLASTLAREFYDVDRLSSFFELVQQDPTISQVKLIAEPWDVGPGGYQVGNFPPQWTEWNGKYRDTVRDFWRSEPATLGEFASRITGSADLYEHSARRPVASVNFVTAHDGFTLRDLVSYNEKHNEANGEDNNDGESHNRSWNCGVEGETDDPGVLEVRSRQQRNFLATLLLSQGVPMIAHGDELGRTQGGNNNVYCQDNELSWVDWSAVDDDLLQFTRAAAALRLHHPVFRRRRFFSGLPVRAQGQETQPDIAWFRPDGSEMTDQDWGSGFGRAIAVYLNGNGITDLSTRGERVVDDSFVVCYNAHDEAIEFAMPPETFGGSWELVLSTEPGRLEISAPAVQLQGGSPISVAVVNSEQGPMIDAGKTITVAGRALAVLQLRPA, from the coding sequence ATGACGGATCCGGCCACCAGCCCGGCGGCCTTCGGTGTGTGGCCGGGCAAGCCGTACCCGCTCGGAGCCAGCTTCGACGGCTACGGAACCAATTTCGCGATCTTCAGCGAGGTGGCCGAGAAGGTCGAGCTGTGCCTGTTCGACGAGGCCGGCAACGAGACCCGGGTGGAGCTGCCCGAGGTGGACGCCTTCATCTGGCACGTCTTCCTGCCCGGCATCCAGCCCGGCCAGCGGTACGGCTATCGGGTGTACGGGCCGTGGGACCCGGCCCAGGGGCACCGCTGCAACCCGAACAAGCTGCTGCTCGACCCCTACGCCAAGGCGATCGACGGCGTGTTCGACTGGAACGAGGCGGTGTTCGGCTACCCGTTCGGTGAACCGGACGCCCGCAACGACCAGGACTCGGCGGTCCACATGCCCAAGTCCGTGGTGATCAACCCCTACTTCGACTGGGGGACCGACCGGCCGCCCCGGCACGAGTACGCCGACACCGTGATCTACGAGGCGCACGTCAAGGGCCTGACCCAGAGGCACCCGGACATCCCCGAGGCGATGCGCGGAACCTACTCCGGCATCGCGCACCCGGCGATCATCGAGCACCTGACCGCGCTCGGCGTCACCGCTCTGGAACTCATGCCGGTGCACCACTTCGCCAACGACTCCACGCTGATCGACAAGGGTCTGTCGAACTACTGGGGCTACAACACGATCGGGTTCTTCGCGCCCGACCCGAAGTACGGCTCGACCGTCGTGCCCGGTGGCCAGGTGCAGGAGTTCAAGGCGATGGTGAGGGCCCTGCACGAGGCCGGCATCGAGGTGATCCTCGACGTGGTCTACAACCACACCGCCGAGGGCAACCACCTCGGCCCGACGCTGTCGATGCGCGGCATCGACAACCGGGCCTACTACCGCACGGTCGAGGACGACCCCCGCTACTACATGGACTACACCGGCACCGGGAACACGCTGAACGTGCGGCACCCGCACGCGTTGCAGCTGATCATGGACTCGCTGCGGTACTGGGTCACCGAGATGCACGTCGACGGCTTCCGTTTCGACCTGGCCTCCACCCTGGCCCGGGAGTTCTACGACGTTGACCGGCTGTCGAGCTTTTTTGAACTGGTGCAGCAAGATCCCACGATCAGCCAGGTCAAACTGATCGCCGAACCGTGGGACGTCGGTCCCGGCGGCTACCAGGTCGGTAACTTTCCGCCGCAGTGGACGGAATGGAACGGCAAGTACCGCGACACCGTGCGCGACTTCTGGCGCAGCGAGCCGGCCACGCTCGGCGAGTTCGCCTCCCGGATCACCGGCTCGGCGGACCTGTACGAGCACTCGGCGCGCCGCCCGGTGGCCTCGGTCAACTTCGTCACCGCACATGACGGGTTCACCCTGCGCGACCTGGTTTCGTACAACGAGAAGCACAACGAGGCCAACGGCGAGGACAACAACGACGGCGAGAGCCACAACCGGTCGTGGAACTGCGGCGTCGAGGGGGAGACCGACGACCCGGGTGTGCTGGAGGTGCGCTCGCGGCAGCAGCGCAACTTCCTGGCCACCCTGCTGCTGTCGCAGGGCGTGCCGATGATCGCGCACGGCGACGAGCTGGGCCGCACGCAGGGCGGCAACAACAACGTCTACTGCCAGGACAACGAGCTGAGCTGGGTGGACTGGTCGGCCGTCGACGACGACCTGCTCCAGTTCACCCGGGCCGCGGCCGCGCTGCGCCTGCACCATCCGGTCTTCCGCCGGCGTCGCTTCTTCAGCGGCCTGCCGGTGCGGGCGCAGGGGCAGGAGACCCAGCCGGACATCGCCTGGTTCCGCCCCGACGGCTCCGAGATGACCGACCAGGACTGGGGTTCCGGATTCGGCCGGGCCATCGCCGTGTATCTGAACGGCAACGGCATCACCGACCTCAGCACCCGGGGTGAGCGGGTGGTCGACGACTCGTTCGTGGTCTGCTACAACGCCCACGACGAGGCGATCGAGTTCGCCATGCCGCCCGAAACCTTCGGCGGTTCCTGGGAACTCGTGCTGAGCACGGAGCCCGGCCGGTTGGAGATCAGTGCCCCGGCCGTGCAGTTGCAGGGCGGTTCGCCGATCTCGGTGGCGGTGGTCAACTCCGAGCAGGGCCCGATGATCGACGCGGGCAAGACCATCACCGTGGCCGGCCGTGCTCTGGCGGTGCTTCAGCTGCGCCCGGCCTGA